In the genome of Rhodoferax sp. BAB1, one region contains:
- a CDS encoding ABC transporter ATP-binding protein — protein MLELRDVHTHYGLSHVLQGINLRVGEGEVIGLFGRNGVGKTTVMKTIAGWVQPTQGEIIFGARALNGIMSDQISRLGIGLVPEDRRIFPGLTVEENLRLGFMQAPGRSRAEQQRKLDEIYGRFPRLAERRRQMGTTLSGGEQQMLAFARVLTGAPKLLLIDEPTEGLAPMIVEELFGLMRGLVKEGISIVLVEQNVHAALELTNRFYLVERGRVTLEGDSADVSSRAKLIEGLSV, from the coding sequence ATGCTGGAACTACGGGATGTACACACCCATTACGGCCTGAGTCATGTACTGCAGGGTATCAACTTGCGGGTAGGCGAGGGTGAGGTGATTGGTCTGTTTGGCCGCAACGGCGTGGGTAAGACCACCGTCATGAAGACAATTGCCGGCTGGGTCCAGCCTACGCAGGGGGAGATCATCTTCGGTGCGCGTGCGCTCAACGGCATCATGTCCGATCAGATCAGTCGCTTGGGTATCGGCCTGGTGCCGGAAGACCGGCGTATCTTCCCAGGCCTGACGGTGGAAGAGAATCTGAGGCTGGGTTTCATGCAGGCCCCGGGTCGCAGCCGTGCGGAGCAGCAGCGCAAGCTGGATGAGATCTATGGCCGTTTTCCGAGGCTGGCCGAGCGGCGGCGTCAGATGGGTACGACTCTGTCCGGCGGCGAGCAGCAGATGCTCGCCTTTGCCCGAGTGCTGACAGGCGCACCCAAGCTGCTGCTGATCGATGAGCCGACCGAGGGGTTGGCGCCCATGATCGTGGAGGAGTTGTTCGGGCTTATGCGCGGGCTAGTCAAGGAAGGTATTTCCATTGTGCTCGTGGAGCAGAATGTGCACGCCGCTCTGGAACTGACCAACCGTTTCTATCTGGTCGAGCGTGGGCGAGTCACGCTGGAAGGTGATTCAGCCGACGTGAGCTCACGTGCCAAGTTGATCGAGGGCCTCAGCGTCTAG
- a CDS encoding NUDIX hydrolase — translation MELNRTLIETPPRDAATVVMLRDAPGGLEVFLLKRHGASDVLGGAYVFPGGKIDAEDAALIPQLDQPLAALHGALGEPETAAELAASCYVAALREAFEESGVLYAHGASADQVAQATTLLREGHGFAELLLQLGLKLDTRSLLPWSRWITARMASVSSKRFDTRFFVAAVPSGQTARHDDHETTESVWLGPRAALTQYWDGHIALAPPQIMSLAHLSRHDTVRSVLDEASGRSPALVLTEPYDDEHGTRVLCYPGDPHHTLRERVLPGPTRLYHRNRRFEPEGNFEALFED, via the coding sequence ATGGAACTGAACCGCACCCTCATCGAAACCCCGCCACGCGACGCGGCTACCGTGGTCATGCTGCGCGACGCGCCGGGCGGGCTGGAGGTCTTCCTGCTCAAGCGGCATGGCGCCTCCGACGTGCTGGGCGGGGCCTATGTGTTTCCCGGTGGCAAGATCGACGCCGAAGACGCCGCGCTCATTCCCCAGCTGGACCAGCCCCTGGCCGCGCTGCACGGTGCGCTGGGCGAACCCGAAACGGCGGCCGAACTGGCCGCCAGTTGCTACGTGGCGGCACTGCGCGAGGCTTTCGAGGAATCGGGTGTGCTGTACGCGCATGGCGCCAGCGCGGATCAGGTGGCGCAGGCCACCACCCTGCTGCGCGAGGGCCATGGTTTTGCCGAGTTGTTGCTGCAGCTGGGTCTGAAGCTCGATACCCGCAGCCTGCTGCCCTGGTCGCGCTGGATCACGGCCAGGATGGCTTCGGTCAGCAGCAAGCGCTTCGACACACGCTTCTTCGTCGCGGCGGTGCCGTCCGGACAGACCGCACGGCACGATGACCACGAGACCACCGAGAGCGTTTGGCTGGGGCCGCGCGCTGCGCTAACCCAGTACTGGGACGGTCACATCGCACTTGCCCCACCGCAGATCATGAGCCTTGCGCATCTGAGTCGGCACGATACGGTTCGCAGCGTACTGGACGAGGCCAGCGGCAGGTCTCCTGCGCTGGTGTTGACTGAACCCTACGACGACGAGCACGGCACGCGCGTGTTGTGCTATCCCGGGGACCCCCACCACACGCTGCGCGAGCGGGTCTTGCCCGGACCGACGCGCCTTTACCATCGCAACCGCCGTTTTGAACCAGAAGGTAATTTTGAAGCCCTCTTCGAAGACTAA
- a CDS encoding SDR family NAD(P)-dependent oxidoreductase, with translation MIDFKGRVAIVTGAGGGLGRQHALALAKRGAKVVVNDLGGARDGSGGSASAAQQVVDEIRAAGGEAMANAASVTDFDAVQAMVQQTMDTWGRVDILVNNAGILRDKTFAKMELADFRLVLDVHLMGAVHCCKAVWPHMTAQKYGRIVMTTSSSGLYGNFGQSNYGAAKLALVGLMQTLSLEGAKNDIRVNCLAPTAATRMTEDLMPAEVLRALQPEAVVPAMLVLAGADAPTRTTLCAGAGSVEAAHITMTQGVWIGIDESADVRLQQHLAEVLDRTNEMVPGSGSAQGTHEVGRAMAMLGQG, from the coding sequence ATGATCGACTTCAAGGGCCGGGTGGCCATCGTGACCGGGGCCGGCGGCGGCCTGGGCCGCCAGCACGCGCTGGCACTGGCCAAACGTGGCGCCAAGGTGGTGGTGAACGACCTGGGCGGCGCACGCGACGGCTCGGGCGGCTCGGCCAGCGCGGCGCAGCAGGTGGTGGACGAGATCCGTGCCGCGGGAGGGGAGGCCATGGCGAACGCCGCGTCCGTCACCGACTTTGATGCCGTCCAGGCCATGGTGCAGCAGACGATGGACACCTGGGGCCGCGTGGACATCCTGGTCAACAACGCCGGCATCCTGCGCGACAAGACCTTTGCCAAGATGGAACTGGCCGATTTCCGCCTGGTGCTGGACGTGCACCTCATGGGTGCCGTGCATTGCTGCAAGGCCGTGTGGCCGCACATGACGGCGCAGAAATACGGCCGCATCGTGATGACCACCTCGTCCAGCGGCCTCTACGGCAATTTCGGCCAGTCCAACTACGGCGCGGCCAAGCTGGCCCTGGTGGGCCTGATGCAGACCCTGTCCCTGGAAGGCGCCAAGAATGACATCCGCGTCAACTGCCTGGCCCCCACTGCCGCCACGCGCATGACCGAAGACCTGATGCCGGCCGAAGTGCTGCGCGCCCTGCAGCCCGAGGCCGTGGTGCCGGCCATGCTGGTGCTGGCCGGTGCCGACGCGCCCACCCGCACCACGCTGTGCGCCGGTGCGGGCAGTGTCGAGGCCGCCCACATCACCATGACGCAGGGTGTATGGATAGGCATCGACGAGAGCGCCGACGTGCGCCTGCAGCAGCACCTGGCCGAAGTGCTGGACCGCACCAACGAGATGGTGCCCGGCAGCGGCAGCGCACAGGGAACGCACGAGGTGGGGCGGGCGATGGCGATGCTGGGCCAGGGTTGA
- a CDS encoding alpha/beta fold hydrolase, whose product MVFLHEGLGSLAMWRDFPQRLCQASNCRGLVYSRPGYGFSTPRAGDENWTVDFMHRHAEEVLPALLQALHVDGERQALWLLGHSDGGSIALLYAAKVRQLAGVVVLAPHISVEKCALDSIRKARIAYESGTLRTRLAPFHHDPDSAFWGWNRVWLSPEFTNWSIVDDLPAIICPVLAIQGEQDEYATMEQIRGIARHVPGSVILEIPDCGHVPHRDHRETLLQKIPRFMQGLPI is encoded by the coding sequence ATGGTCTTTCTTCACGAAGGTCTGGGCTCGCTCGCCATGTGGCGTGACTTTCCGCAGCGCCTGTGTCAGGCCTCCAACTGTCGTGGTCTGGTCTATTCGCGTCCGGGCTATGGGTTCTCCACGCCGCGTGCAGGCGATGAAAACTGGACTGTGGACTTCATGCACCGGCACGCCGAGGAGGTGCTACCGGCCTTGTTACAGGCCTTGCACGTCGATGGGGAGCGACAAGCCCTCTGGCTGCTGGGGCATAGCGATGGCGGTTCGATTGCGTTGTTGTATGCCGCCAAAGTACGTCAACTGGCCGGTGTCGTTGTATTGGCACCGCATATTTCCGTCGAGAAATGCGCCCTCGACAGCATTCGCAAGGCGCGCATTGCCTACGAAAGCGGTACCCTGCGCACACGCCTGGCGCCGTTTCACCATGACCCCGATTCGGCGTTCTGGGGTTGGAACCGGGTCTGGCTGTCACCGGAGTTCACAAACTGGTCCATCGTGGATGATCTGCCCGCCATCATCTGTCCTGTGCTGGCAATACAGGGCGAGCAGGATGAGTACGCGACGATGGAGCAGATTCGCGGCATTGCCCGCCATGTCCCTGGGTCTGTCATCCTCGAGATACCCGATTGCGGGCACGTTCCCCACCGTGATCACCGGGAGACCTTGTTGCAGAAAATTCCCCGTTTTATGCAGGGACTCCCGATCTAG
- the gshA gene encoding glutamate--cysteine ligase codes for MSNPSTPPSLTAERLLGIRRGIEKESLRALPDGMLALTPHPAALGSALTHPHITTDYSESQLELITGVHAGVQACLDELTETHQYTYRTLREAGEEMLWVSSMPCGLPTDETIPLGRYGSSNIGRAKSVYRMGLGHRYGRRMQTISGIHYNWSLPGVSNAQYFALIRNFRRHAFLLLYLFGASPAVCSTFVEGRQHELQSLDGKALYMPHGTSLRMGRLGYQSDAQASLAVSYNSLEGYAASLHDALTRPWPAYEALGVLNPGGDYIQLATSLLQIENEFYGTIRPKRTIFQGERPLHALRERGVEYVEVRLMDLDPFEPVGINAQTMRFLDVFLLHCLQSDSPDDTPQEIAELARNQHLTAARGREPGLKLQRGGQSVTLADWGRELLAACEPIARALDAAHGCSDYSAAVVSARAALDEPDRLPSARVLAEMASGHDNSFLRFVRARSQQTRRDLLERPWTAQQQVKYDAMARKSLEDQRAIEAADTMPFEIFRQQYVSPSRLGLGREVSLSAVRGEAFAG; via the coding sequence ATGAGCAACCCGTCCACCCCTCCTTCCCTGACCGCGGAGCGCCTGCTGGGTATCCGTCGCGGCATCGAGAAGGAAAGCCTGCGCGCGCTGCCTGACGGGATGCTGGCGCTCACGCCGCATCCGGCGGCGCTGGGTTCGGCGCTCACGCATCCGCACATCACCACCGACTACTCCGAGTCCCAGCTGGAGCTCATCACCGGCGTGCACGCAGGGGTGCAGGCCTGCCTGGACGAGCTCACCGAGACCCACCAGTACACCTACCGCACGCTGCGCGAGGCCGGCGAGGAGATGCTCTGGGTTTCCAGCATGCCCTGCGGGCTGCCTACCGACGAGACCATTCCGCTGGGGCGCTACGGTTCGTCCAACATCGGGCGCGCCAAGAGCGTCTACCGCATGGGCCTGGGCCACCGCTACGGCCGGCGCATGCAGACCATCTCGGGCATCCACTACAACTGGTCGTTGCCCGGTGTCAGCAACGCGCAGTACTTCGCGCTGATCCGCAACTTCCGCCGCCACGCCTTCCTGCTGCTCTACCTCTTCGGCGCCTCGCCGGCGGTGTGCTCCACTTTCGTCGAGGGCCGCCAGCACGAGCTGCAGTCGCTGGACGGCAAGGCGCTGTACATGCCGCACGGCACCTCGCTGCGCATGGGGCGTCTGGGTTACCAGAGCGACGCGCAGGCCTCGCTGGCGGTCAGCTACAACAGTCTGGAAGGCTACGCTGCCTCGCTGCACGACGCGCTCACACGGCCCTGGCCGGCCTACGAGGCCCTGGGCGTGCTGAATCCGGGCGGCGATTACATCCAGCTCGCCACCAGCCTGCTGCAGATCGAGAACGAGTTCTACGGCACCATCCGCCCCAAGCGCACCATCTTCCAGGGCGAGCGACCGCTGCATGCGCTGCGCGAGCGCGGCGTGGAGTACGTGGAGGTACGGCTGATGGACCTGGACCCCTTCGAGCCCGTGGGCATCAATGCGCAGACCATGCGTTTCCTGGATGTCTTCCTGCTGCATTGCCTGCAGAGCGACAGCCCCGATGACACGCCGCAGGAAATCGCCGAGCTGGCGCGCAACCAGCACCTCACCGCTGCGCGCGGGCGCGAACCCGGCCTCAAACTGCAGCGGGGTGGCCAGTCCGTCACGCTGGCGGACTGGGGGCGTGAACTGCTCGCGGCCTGCGAGCCCATTGCCCGGGCGCTGGATGCTGCCCACGGCTGCAGCGACTACAGCGCCGCCGTGGTGTCGGCCCGCGCCGCGCTGGATGAGCCTGATCGCCTGCCTTCGGCGCGCGTGCTGGCCGAGATGGCCAGCGGGCACGACAACTCTTTCCTGCGTTTCGTGCGCGCCCGCTCGCAGCAGACGCGCCGGGATCTGCTGGAGCGGCCGTGGACCGCGCAGCAGCAGGTGAAATACGATGCGATGGCACGCAAGTCGCTCGAAGACCAGCGCGCCATCGAGGCGGCCGACACCATGCCCTTCGAGATCTTTCGCCAGCAGTACG
- a CDS encoding DUF1294 domain-containing protein — MRLVLLAGLAYGLMSLITYAVYAVDKAAARQGRRRVPERMLHIFALLGGWPGALLAQQHLRHKSSKTRFLALFWLTVLIHMAVFVLLVSLQDKHWLR, encoded by the coding sequence ATGCGACTGGTCCTTCTCGCCGGCCTGGCTTATGGGCTCATGAGCCTCATCACCTATGCCGTCTACGCCGTGGACAAAGCGGCGGCACGGCAAGGTCGGCGCCGCGTACCGGAACGCATGCTGCACATCTTCGCCCTGCTGGGCGGCTGGCCCGGTGCGCTGCTGGCCCAGCAACACCTGCGCCACAAATCCAGCAAGACCCGATTCCTCGCCTTGTTCTGGCTCACCGTCCTGATCCATATGGCTGTCTTCGTGCTGCTGGTTTCCCTGCAGGACAAGCACTGGCTGCGCTGA
- a CDS encoding ABC transporter ATP-binding protein, translating into MESILSVQGLGVRFGSLQAVDDVTFEAQRGKITAIIGPNGAGKSSLFNLISGAIKPSFGQVLFEGHNVTGASPDKMLRSGLSRSFQITNLFFELPVQENLRLAAQFLEQGRGLFRPLSASTRAHERVEQLVEQFGLQSKRHELAGYLSHGEQRRLEIAVSLAARPRMLLLDEPTQGMSHADTRETEALIRGLAAEHGLSILLVEHDVDLVMNLSDHVVVMHQGQKLAEGAPAQVRGNASVQAAYFGEHH; encoded by the coding sequence ATGGAGTCCATCCTTTCCGTACAGGGCCTGGGCGTGCGCTTCGGCTCGCTGCAGGCCGTCGATGACGTGACGTTCGAGGCCCAGCGCGGCAAGATCACGGCCATCATCGGCCCCAACGGGGCCGGCAAGAGCAGCCTGTTCAACCTCATCAGCGGCGCGATCAAGCCTTCGTTCGGGCAGGTCCTGTTCGAGGGCCATAACGTCACGGGCGCCTCGCCCGACAAGATGCTGCGCTCGGGCCTGTCGCGTTCCTTCCAGATCACCAACCTGTTCTTCGAGCTCCCGGTGCAGGAGAACCTGCGCCTGGCGGCCCAGTTTCTCGAGCAAGGTCGCGGCCTGTTCCGGCCCCTGTCGGCCAGCACCCGGGCCCACGAGCGGGTCGAACAGCTGGTCGAGCAGTTTGGCCTGCAGTCCAAGCGCCACGAGCTGGCCGGCTACCTCTCGCACGGCGAGCAGCGCCGCCTGGAGATCGCGGTCTCGCTGGCAGCGCGCCCGCGCATGCTCTTGCTGGACGAACCGACCCAGGGCATGAGTCACGCCGACACCCGTGAGACGGAGGCGCTGATCCGTGGCCTCGCCGCCGAACACGGCTTGAGCATCTTGCTGGTCGAGCACGACGTGGACCTGGTCATGAACCTGTCGGACCACGTGGTCGTTATGCACCAAGGACAGAAGCTCGCAGAGGGCGCACCAGCGCAGGTGCGCGGCAATGCCAGTGTGCAGGCCGCCTACTTCGGCGAACATCACTAG
- a CDS encoding oxidoreductase-like domain-containing protein — MSDCLSTPITQGPLASTQAMFAVLQQRASAAGLNLRPPPPLPTTCCGRGCNGCVWEGFYVAAEYWRQEAELRLSA, encoded by the coding sequence ATGAGCGACTGCCTGAGCACACCCATCACCCAAGGCCCGCTGGCCAGCACCCAGGCCATGTTTGCCGTATTGCAGCAGCGCGCATCAGCCGCCGGCCTGAACCTGCGCCCTCCGCCGCCCCTGCCCACGACCTGCTGTGGGCGCGGCTGCAACGGCTGCGTGTGGGAGGGTTTTTATGTGGCGGCAGAGTACTGGCGGCAGGAAGCCGAGCTTCGGCTGTCGGCCTGA